A genome region from Alistipes dispar includes the following:
- the greA gene encoding transcription elongation factor GreA, translating to MAKEIIYLTAEGYKKLKDELDHMRSVERPAISAAIAEARDKGDLSENAEYDAAREAQGLLEMRIAKLEDTIANARVIDESKIDRSKVQILSKVTLLNHNTKKQMVYTIVAEHEANLREGKLAIGTPIAKALLGHKKGDRVDVEVPAGTIHFEILDINI from the coding sequence ATGGCAAAAGAGATTATTTATCTGACAGCGGAGGGTTACAAGAAACTCAAGGACGAACTCGACCACATGCGTTCCGTCGAGCGTCCGGCGATTTCGGCGGCTATCGCCGAGGCGCGTGACAAGGGTGACCTTTCGGAGAACGCGGAGTACGACGCCGCCCGTGAGGCGCAGGGTCTGCTGGAGATGCGTATCGCCAAGCTGGAGGATACGATCGCCAATGCGCGCGTCATCGACGAATCGAAGATAGACAGGAGCAAGGTGCAGATTCTGAGCAAAGTGACGCTGCTGAACCACAATACCAAAAAGCAGATGGTCTATACGATCGTCGCCGAACACGAGGCCAACCTGCGCGAAGGCAAGCTGGCCATCGGCACGCCGATCGCGAAGGCGCTGCTGGGTCACAAGAAGGGCGATCGCGTGGATGTGGAGGTTCCGGCCGGCACGATCCATTTCGAGATTCTCGACATCAATATCTGA
- a CDS encoding prolyl oligopeptidase family serine peptidase, producing MKRVSSGTVALLGAAALFASCDNMKRIKLLPYPETERGGVVDDYFGTKVADPYRWLEDDLSEATAAWVEAENAVTDDYLSQIPFRDAIRERLTELWNYPREGAPSKHGDWWYYYYNDGLQNQSVLYRTRELGGAGEVFLDPNRLSEDGTVAVAAASFSKDGRYFAYAAAASGSDWVEIRVMDTADGTLTEDRIEWVKNSGAQWSPDSEGFYYSAYDAPEKGVYSSQNQYQKIYYHRIGTPQSADRLIYEDREHPLRYFGAWPSEDGEWLFIYASDGTSGSEILYRKTSETKFRTLLPGFDADYGPVTVEDGWLYYTTNRDASNYALRRIDLNDPSKTQTVIPESPEHLLEGVGTAGGYLFAQYLEDAQSKVAQYDLDGKKVRDVELPAIGTVGGFGGEKEDTELYYVLTNYTSPATIYRYDLATGESTLYKAPEVRFDPSLFVTEQIFYTSKDGTRVPMFVTRRKDMKLDGENPCLLYGYGGFQINMTPGFNPSALMFVEQGGIYCVANLRGGSEYGEAWHKAGMLADKQNVFDDFIAAAEYLIARKYTSKERLAINGGSNGGLLVGACEVQRPDLFAVCLPQVGVMDMLRYHKFTIGWGWAVEYGTSEDEEQFGYIYRYSPLHNIREGVEYPATLVMTADHDDRVVPAHSFKFAATMQHCQAGDKPVLIRIESKAGHGAGKPTSKRIDEATDMYAFLFQNIGVPYRPVAERK from the coding sequence ATGAAGCGCGTATCGAGCGGAACCGTCGCGCTGCTGGGTGCGGCGGCGCTATTTGCAAGTTGTGACAATATGAAGCGGATCAAACTCCTGCCCTATCCCGAGACCGAGCGCGGCGGGGTCGTGGACGACTACTTCGGCACGAAGGTCGCCGATCCCTACCGCTGGCTCGAGGACGACCTCTCGGAGGCCACGGCCGCCTGGGTCGAGGCCGAAAACGCCGTGACGGACGACTACCTGTCGCAGATTCCCTTCCGCGACGCCATCCGTGAGCGGCTCACCGAGTTGTGGAACTACCCCAGGGAGGGGGCGCCGTCGAAGCACGGCGACTGGTGGTACTACTATTATAACGACGGGTTGCAGAACCAGTCGGTGCTCTACCGCACGCGGGAGCTGGGCGGGGCGGGCGAGGTGTTCCTCGATCCCAACCGCCTGTCGGAGGACGGCACGGTGGCCGTGGCCGCCGCCTCGTTCTCGAAGGACGGCCGCTATTTCGCCTATGCCGCCGCCGCGTCGGGATCGGACTGGGTGGAGATCCGCGTGATGGACACCGCCGACGGGACGCTCACGGAGGACCGGATCGAGTGGGTGAAGAACTCGGGGGCGCAGTGGTCGCCCGACTCGGAGGGATTCTATTACAGCGCCTACGACGCACCGGAGAAGGGCGTCTATTCGTCGCAGAACCAGTACCAGAAGATCTATTACCACCGCATCGGCACGCCGCAGTCGGCCGACCGGCTCATCTACGAGGACCGCGAGCATCCGCTGCGGTACTTCGGGGCCTGGCCTTCGGAGGACGGCGAATGGCTGTTCATCTACGCGTCGGACGGCACGTCGGGCTCGGAAATCCTCTACCGGAAGACTTCGGAGACGAAGTTCCGGACGCTGCTGCCGGGCTTCGACGCCGACTACGGGCCGGTGACCGTCGAGGACGGCTGGCTCTACTACACGACCAACCGCGACGCCTCGAACTACGCGCTGCGGCGCATCGACCTGAACGATCCGTCGAAGACGCAGACCGTGATTCCCGAAAGCCCGGAACACCTGCTCGAGGGCGTGGGCACGGCCGGCGGCTACCTCTTCGCGCAGTATCTGGAGGATGCGCAGAGCAAGGTGGCGCAGTATGACCTCGACGGGAAGAAGGTGCGCGACGTTGAACTGCCCGCCATCGGCACGGTCGGCGGATTCGGCGGCGAGAAGGAGGACACGGAGCTGTACTACGTGCTGACGAACTACACGTCGCCCGCCACGATCTACCGGTACGACCTCGCGACGGGCGAATCGACGCTCTACAAGGCCCCGGAGGTGCGTTTCGATCCCTCGCTCTTCGTCACCGAGCAGATCTTCTACACCTCGAAGGACGGCACGCGGGTCCCGATGTTCGTCACGCGCCGCAAGGACATGAAGCTCGACGGCGAGAACCCCTGCCTGCTCTACGGCTACGGCGGGTTCCAGATCAACATGACGCCCGGCTTCAACCCCTCGGCGCTGATGTTCGTCGAGCAGGGCGGCATCTACTGCGTGGCCAACCTGCGCGGCGGCTCGGAGTACGGCGAGGCCTGGCACAAGGCGGGGATGCTCGCCGACAAGCAGAACGTCTTCGACGATTTCATCGCGGCGGCCGAATACCTCATCGCCCGGAAGTACACCTCGAAGGAGCGGCTGGCGATCAACGGCGGTTCGAACGGCGGCCTGCTCGTGGGAGCCTGCGAGGTGCAGCGTCCGGACCTGTTCGCCGTCTGCCTGCCGCAGGTGGGCGTGATGGACATGCTGCGCTACCACAAGTTCACGATCGGCTGGGGCTGGGCCGTGGAGTACGGCACGTCGGAGGACGAGGAGCAGTTCGGCTATATCTACCGCTACTCGCCGCTGCACAACATCCGCGAGGGGGTCGAGTATCCTGCGACGCTCGTGATGACGGCCGACCACGACGACCGCGTCGTGCCGGCGCATTCGTTCAAGTTCGCCGCCACGATGCAGCACTGCCAGGCGGGCGACAAACCCGTGCTCATCCGCATCGAGTCGAAGGCGGGGCACGGAGCCGGGAAACCCACCTCGAAACGGATCGACGAGGCGACGGACATGTACGCTTTCCTGTTCCAGAATATTGGCGTCCCGTACAGGCCCGTGGCGGAGCGGAAGTAA
- the mdh gene encoding malate dehydrogenase: protein MSKVTVVGAGAVGATCANVMACREVASEVVLIDIKEGLSEGKMLDMYQTSTLMDFDTKLTGATNDYKKSANSDVVVITSGIPRKPGMTREELIGTNASIMKGVVENVIKYSPRAIIIVVANPMDTLTYLALKASGLPKSRIIGMGGALDSSRFKCYLAKATGANINNVDGMVIGGHGDTTMIPLVSKATVNGVPVSQFASKKKLQEAVQNTMVGGATLTKLIGTSAWYAPGAAAAMMVEAILNDQKKLIPCSCYLEGEYGQEDICIGVPAIIGRKGIEKIVKIELTKEEAEKFAASADAVRKTNNVLHEIKAL, encoded by the coding sequence ATGTCAAAAGTTACCGTCGTAGGTGCAGGCGCCGTAGGCGCGACCTGTGCGAATGTGATGGCTTGCCGCGAAGTGGCGAGCGAAGTGGTTCTCATCGACATCAAGGAGGGTCTCTCGGAGGGCAAGATGCTCGACATGTACCAGACCTCGACGCTGATGGACTTCGACACGAAGCTCACGGGCGCCACCAACGACTACAAGAAAAGCGCGAATTCGGACGTGGTGGTCATCACTTCGGGCATTCCCCGCAAGCCGGGCATGACGCGCGAGGAGCTGATCGGCACGAACGCCTCGATCATGAAGGGCGTCGTGGAGAACGTCATCAAGTATTCGCCCCGCGCCATCATCATCGTGGTGGCCAACCCGATGGATACGCTGACCTACCTCGCGCTCAAGGCTTCGGGACTGCCCAAGAGCCGCATCATCGGCATGGGCGGCGCACTCGACTCGTCGCGCTTCAAATGCTACCTGGCGAAGGCCACCGGCGCCAACATCAACAATGTGGACGGCATGGTGATCGGCGGACACGGCGATACGACGATGATCCCGCTCGTGTCGAAGGCCACCGTGAACGGCGTGCCCGTTTCGCAGTTCGCTTCGAAAAAGAAGTTGCAGGAGGCCGTGCAGAACACGATGGTCGGCGGCGCGACGCTCACCAAACTCATCGGCACGTCGGCCTGGTACGCCCCCGGCGCAGCGGCCGCGATGATGGTCGAGGCCATCCTCAACGACCAGAAGAAACTCATCCCCTGCTCGTGCTACCTCGAGGGCGAGTACGGTCAGGAGGACATCTGCATCGGCGTTCCCGCGATCATCGGCCGCAAGGGCATCGAGAAGATCGTGAAGATCGAGCTGACGAAGGAGGAGGCCGAGAAGTTCGCCGCTTCGGCCGACGCCGTACGCAAGACCAACAACGTCCTGCACGAGATCAAGGCGCTCTGA
- a CDS encoding acyltransferase family protein: MSRISAAAFSDTKPHYDLLDGLRGVAALTVVCFHLFEAYATSHLDQRINHGYLAVDFFFILSGFVVGYAYDDRWTKMTVREFLTRRLVRLQPMVVIGALIGAVMFYTQGCPVWDVSAVPVAMLLVATLMNAFMIPATPGAEIRGVGEMYPLNGPAWSLFFEYIGNVLYALFIRRLSTRALAVLVAAAGCGLAAFSVWGPLGDICVGFSLTGENIVGGSLRLLFAFPAGLLLSRVFRPVRVRGAFWIGTLAVVALASVPRIGGSEHLWMNGVYDALCAVVLFPLIVWIGASGKTTDRVTSRICKFLGDISYPLYMVHYPFIYLYYAWVKNENLTFGQSLPGAAALVAGSVALAWLCLRFYDEPVRRFLSKRLLRQ, from the coding sequence ATGTCCCGTATCTCCGCCGCCGCGTTCTCCGACACGAAACCCCACTACGATCTGCTCGACGGATTGCGCGGGGTCGCGGCCCTCACGGTGGTCTGTTTCCACCTGTTCGAAGCCTATGCCACGAGCCACCTGGACCAGCGCATCAACCACGGCTACCTGGCCGTCGATTTCTTCTTCATCCTCTCGGGCTTCGTCGTGGGGTACGCCTACGACGACCGCTGGACGAAGATGACCGTCAGGGAGTTCCTCACGAGGCGGCTCGTCCGCCTGCAACCGATGGTCGTCATCGGGGCGCTGATCGGCGCCGTCATGTTCTACACGCAGGGCTGTCCGGTCTGGGACGTTTCGGCGGTCCCGGTGGCGATGCTGCTCGTGGCGACGCTGATGAACGCCTTCATGATCCCTGCGACGCCCGGTGCGGAGATCCGCGGCGTGGGCGAGATGTATCCGCTCAACGGCCCCGCGTGGTCGCTCTTCTTCGAATATATAGGCAATGTGCTCTACGCGCTGTTCATCCGCCGGCTGTCCACCCGCGCGCTTGCCGTGCTGGTCGCCGCGGCGGGTTGCGGGCTTGCCGCCTTCTCCGTCTGGGGGCCGCTGGGGGACATCTGCGTCGGGTTCTCGCTGACCGGGGAGAACATCGTCGGCGGTTCGCTGCGGCTGCTGTTCGCCTTTCCGGCGGGCCTGCTGCTCTCCCGCGTGTTCCGTCCGGTCCGGGTCCGCGGGGCGTTCTGGATCGGCACGCTGGCCGTCGTCGCCCTCGCGTCCGTGCCGCGGATCGGAGGAAGCGAACACCTGTGGATGAACGGCGTGTACGACGCTTTGTGCGCCGTCGTCCTCTTCCCGCTGATCGTCTGGATCGGGGCTTCGGGAAAGACCACGGACCGCGTGACTTCGCGCATCTGCAAATTCCTGGGGGACATTTCCTATCCGCTCTACATGGTGCACTATCCCTTCATCTACCTCTACTACGCCTGGGTCAAGAACGAGAACCTGACCTTCGGACAATCGCTGCCCGGGGCCGCGGCGCTCGTCGCGGGTTCCGTCGCGCTGGCCTGGCTCTGCCTGAGGTTTTACGACGAACCCGTGCGGCGCTTCCTCTCGAAGCGGCTGCTGCGGCAATGA
- a CDS encoding outer membrane protein assembly factor BamD, which yields MKQTFSYAVCGAALAALLAGCSGINALIKSGQPELIYSKALEYYKIGKWQRASTLFESAQPYYTGTSREDSISFYNAYCKFKNRDFDTASTLLDDFRRKFGRSAFIEDAEGMYALCFYYLSPGPTRDQTMTGQAIMAINEFMSRYPESDRIEDFRKINEELTGRLHEKAYINAYTYYKIGRYKSAIVALKNALKQYPESGHREEIMYLIVDASYRFASNSVHDKQTDRYLDMLDSYLSFREEFPESKYNKELERMAQHARDYLDRNNKDNNE from the coding sequence ATGAAGCAGACTTTCTCATACGCCGTGTGCGGAGCGGCCCTGGCAGCCCTTCTCGCCGGGTGTTCCGGAATCAACGCCCTGATCAAGAGCGGACAACCCGAACTGATTTACAGCAAGGCGCTGGAATACTACAAGATCGGCAAATGGCAGCGCGCCTCGACCCTTTTCGAAAGCGCGCAGCCCTACTACACCGGCACGTCGCGCGAAGACAGCATCTCGTTCTACAACGCCTACTGCAAATTCAAGAACCGCGATTTCGACACGGCCTCGACTCTGCTCGACGACTTCCGCCGCAAGTTTGGCCGCAGTGCCTTCATCGAGGACGCCGAAGGCATGTACGCCCTCTGCTTCTACTACCTCTCGCCCGGCCCGACGCGCGACCAGACGATGACCGGACAGGCCATCATGGCCATCAACGAGTTCATGTCGCGCTACCCCGAAAGCGACAGAATCGAGGACTTCCGCAAAATCAACGAGGAGCTGACGGGACGCCTGCACGAGAAGGCCTACATCAACGCCTACACCTATTATAAGATCGGCCGTTACAAGTCGGCGATCGTCGCGCTCAAGAACGCGCTGAAACAGTATCCCGAGAGCGGACACCGCGAGGAGATCATGTACCTGATCGTCGATGCGAGCTACCGTTTCGCCAGCAACTCGGTGCACGACAAGCAGACGGACCGCTATCTGGACATGCTGGACTCCTACCTCTCGTTCCGCGAGGAATTCCCCGAGTCGAAATACAACAAGGAGCTGGAACGCATGGCGCAGCACGCCCGCGACTACCTGGACCGCAACAACAAGGACAACAACGAATAG
- a CDS encoding biotin--[acetyl-CoA-carboxylase] ligase, translating to MIRRITETTSTNDDARRPEYRHGDIVWAERQTAGRGQRGHSWTSAEGENLTFSLVLEPRFLPVGEQFLLSEAVALALTDTFADFGIDTRIKWTNDIYVGDRKLVGILIEHSYTGPTLGRSVAGIGINVNQRVFDPALPNPVSMALAAGRTFDREEVLERFRTHCAARYALLERGDADTLQRDYRARMYRLGTPHPYRLPDGSLFTAAIEGVRPSGELLLRHADGTLRAYLFREVEFVIDRPVR from the coding sequence ATGATCCGCCGCATCACGGAGACCACCTCGACCAACGACGACGCCCGGCGCCCCGAATACCGCCACGGCGACATCGTCTGGGCCGAACGCCAGACCGCCGGACGCGGCCAGCGGGGCCATTCATGGACGAGCGCCGAGGGCGAGAACCTCACCTTCTCGCTGGTGCTCGAACCCCGTTTCCTGCCCGTCGGCGAACAGTTCCTGCTCTCCGAGGCCGTGGCGCTGGCCCTCACGGACACCTTCGCCGACTTCGGCATCGACACCCGCATCAAGTGGACGAACGACATCTACGTCGGCGACCGCAAGCTGGTCGGCATCCTCATCGAACACAGCTACACGGGCCCCACGCTCGGTCGCTCGGTCGCGGGCATCGGGATCAACGTCAATCAGCGCGTGTTCGACCCCGCGCTGCCCAACCCCGTGTCGATGGCGCTGGCCGCCGGCCGCACGTTCGACCGGGAGGAGGTGCTCGAACGGTTCCGCACGCACTGCGCGGCCCGGTACGCACTGCTCGAACGGGGCGATGCCGACACGCTGCAACGCGACTACCGCGCCCGCATGTACCGGCTGGGAACGCCGCATCCGTACCGCCTGCCGGACGGCAGCCTCTTCACCGCCGCGATCGAAGGAGTCCGCCCGTCGGGGGAATTGCTCCTGCGCCACGCCGACGGCACGCTCCGCGCCTACCTCTTCCGCGAGGTGGAGTTCGTCATCGACCGCCCGGTGCGCTGA
- the coaBC gene encoding bifunctional phosphopantothenoylcysteine decarboxylase/phosphopantothenate--cysteine ligase CoaBC — protein sequence MASDSTARLPLEGRRILLGITGSIAAYKAAVLCRLLKTAGAEVRVVMTPLAKQFITPLTMATLSKNPILVEFFDPENGAWNSHVSLGEWADCYLIAPATANTLAKMAAGIADNLLLTTYLSARCPVVVAPAMDLDMYAHEATQRNLRTLAERGVRIAEPGEGELASGLRGKGRMAEPAEIAAFVGDLLGGPSGEKKKSLAGKRMIVTAGATIEAIDPVRFISNHSSGKMGYALAGELAARGAEVTLVTGRTSLPTPPGVERVDVLSAAEMYDAATRAFEEADGAVMCAAVADYTPERASETKLRKGDGEMTLTLRRTRDIAAELGARKGGRLLVGFALETHDEQAHAEAKLTKKNFDFIVLNSLRDPGAGFRGDTNKVTLIDRAGREELPLLSKREVAARIVDKIETILK from the coding sequence ATGGCATCCGACTCGACGGCGCGGCTCCCGCTGGAGGGACGCCGCATATTGCTGGGCATCACGGGCAGCATAGCGGCCTACAAGGCGGCTGTGCTGTGTCGTTTATTGAAGACGGCGGGCGCCGAAGTGCGCGTCGTGATGACGCCGCTGGCCAAGCAGTTCATCACGCCGCTGACGATGGCCACGCTCTCGAAAAATCCGATTCTGGTGGAGTTCTTCGACCCGGAGAACGGCGCATGGAACTCCCACGTCTCGCTGGGCGAATGGGCCGACTGCTACCTGATCGCCCCGGCCACGGCCAACACGCTGGCCAAAATGGCAGCGGGCATCGCGGACAACCTGCTGCTCACGACCTATCTTTCGGCACGCTGTCCGGTCGTCGTGGCCCCGGCCATGGACCTCGACATGTACGCCCACGAGGCGACGCAGCGGAACCTGCGGACGCTCGCGGAGCGCGGCGTGCGGATCGCGGAGCCGGGCGAAGGCGAGCTGGCCAGCGGTCTTCGCGGCAAGGGCCGCATGGCCGAACCGGCCGAAATCGCCGCATTCGTCGGCGACCTGCTCGGCGGCCCGTCCGGAGAAAAAAAAAAGAGCCTCGCGGGTAAACGCATGATCGTCACGGCCGGGGCCACGATCGAAGCCATCGACCCCGTGCGGTTCATCTCGAACCACTCGTCGGGCAAAATGGGATACGCCCTCGCCGGCGAGCTGGCCGCCCGGGGTGCGGAAGTCACCCTCGTCACGGGACGCACGTCGCTGCCGACGCCGCCGGGCGTCGAACGCGTGGACGTGCTTTCGGCGGCGGAAATGTACGACGCCGCGACCCGCGCCTTCGAGGAGGCGGACGGCGCCGTGATGTGCGCCGCCGTGGCCGACTACACGCCCGAACGCGCGTCGGAGACCAAACTCCGGAAAGGCGACGGCGAGATGACGCTCACCCTGCGCCGCACGCGCGACATCGCCGCCGAACTGGGAGCGCGCAAGGGAGGACGCCTGCTGGTGGGCTTCGCGCTCGAAACCCACGACGAACAGGCCCACGCCGAGGCCAAACTCACGAAAAAGAACTTCGACTTCATCGTGCTCAACTCGCTGCGAGACCCCGGCGCGGGCTTCCGCGGCGACACGAACAAAGTGACGCTGATCGACCGCGCGGGCCGCGAGGAGCTGCCGCTGCTCTCCAAACGCGAAGTCGCGGCGCGCATCGTCGATAAAATCGAAACGATCCTGAAATAA
- a CDS encoding MFS transporter → MKGILRRLQGHPRIGEATAYPILFTIGFCHLLNDMIQSVIPAMYPVLKESYGFTFAQIGLITLVFQLTSSIFQPFVGAYADRHPQPYSLSMGMCLSLAGLLGLAFSTRYAAILLTVALIGGGSSVFHPEASRVAQMASGGRKSLAQSIFQVGGNGGSAVGPLLAALVILPYGQHAVGWFAAAALAASLILVRVGAWYSLMLDRTRHLRQTLRKTGCGLSARQTRRALAILVTMLFSKYFFTACMTSYFTFFLIEKFGISVRQSQFCLFAFLAAFATGTLLGGFLGDRYGRKYVILFSILGAAPFTLALPYLGLGWTVATAVASGLIIASAFSAILVYATELKPDKVGMISGVFFGLMFGLGGIGSAFFGWLADRTSIGFVFRISSLLPLLGIIAVRLPDLQSGKKKK, encoded by the coding sequence ATGAAAGGCATTCTGCGAAGGCTCCAGGGACATCCCCGCATCGGGGAGGCGACGGCCTACCCGATTCTGTTCACGATCGGCTTCTGCCACCTGCTCAACGACATGATCCAGTCGGTCATTCCGGCCATGTACCCGGTTCTCAAGGAGAGCTACGGATTCACCTTCGCCCAGATAGGGCTCATCACGCTGGTGTTCCAGCTCACCTCCTCGATCTTCCAGCCCTTCGTGGGGGCGTACGCCGACCGCCACCCGCAGCCCTATTCGCTCTCGATGGGCATGTGTCTCTCGCTGGCCGGACTGCTGGGTCTGGCCTTCTCCACGCGATACGCGGCGATCCTGCTGACGGTGGCCCTGATCGGCGGCGGCTCGTCGGTCTTCCATCCCGAAGCCTCGCGCGTGGCGCAGATGGCCTCGGGCGGGCGGAAGAGCCTGGCGCAGTCCATCTTCCAGGTGGGAGGCAACGGCGGAAGCGCCGTCGGACCGCTGCTGGCGGCGCTGGTCATCCTCCCCTACGGACAGCACGCGGTGGGATGGTTCGCGGCGGCGGCCCTCGCCGCCTCGCTCATCCTGGTCCGCGTGGGCGCCTGGTACAGCCTGATGCTCGACCGCACGCGGCATCTCCGGCAAACCCTGCGGAAAACGGGCTGCGGACTCTCCGCCCGGCAGACACGCCGGGCGCTGGCGATCCTCGTGACGATGCTCTTCTCGAAGTACTTCTTCACGGCGTGCATGACCAGCTACTTCACCTTCTTCCTGATCGAAAAGTTCGGCATCTCCGTCCGGCAGTCGCAGTTCTGCCTCTTCGCCTTCCTCGCGGCTTTCGCCACGGGGACGCTGCTCGGCGGATTCCTCGGCGACCGCTACGGACGGAAGTACGTCATCCTCTTCTCCATCCTCGGCGCGGCGCCCTTCACCCTCGCGCTCCCCTACCTCGGTCTGGGCTGGACCGTGGCGACGGCCGTGGCCAGCGGCCTGATCATCGCCTCGGCCTTCTCCGCCATCCTGGTCTATGCCACCGAGCTCAAGCCGGACAAGGTCGGAATGATCTCGGGCGTCTTTTTCGGACTGATGTTCGGGCTGGGCGGCATCGGCTCGGCCTTCTTCGGCTGGCTGGCCGACCGGACGAGCATCGGGTTCGTCTTCCGGATCAGCTCCCTGCTGCCCCTGCTGGGCATCATCGCCGTCCGCCTTCCCGACTTGCAGTCCGGGAAGAAGAAAAAGTAG
- the gcvH gene encoding glycine cleavage system protein GcvH, with protein MNVPANLKYSNDHEWCRIEGDVAVIGITDFAQSQLGDIVFVDVPTVGETLAAGEVFGSIEAVKTVSDAFLPVGGEILEFNEAVDADPAVVNKDAYGEGWLVKVRMTDPAEYDALLDAAAYEQLIG; from the coding sequence ATGAACGTACCTGCAAATCTGAAATACTCGAACGACCACGAGTGGTGTCGCATCGAGGGAGACGTAGCCGTAATCGGCATTACCGACTTCGCGCAGAGCCAGTTGGGCGACATCGTCTTCGTGGACGTGCCGACCGTGGGCGAGACGCTCGCCGCCGGCGAGGTGTTCGGCTCGATCGAGGCCGTGAAGACCGTGAGCGACGCATTCCTCCCGGTGGGCGGCGAAATCCTGGAGTTCAACGAGGCCGTGGACGCCGATCCGGCCGTCGTGAACAAGGACGCCTACGGCGAAGGCTGGCTCGTCAAGGTCCGGATGACCGATCCGGCGGAATACGACGCCCTGCTCGACGCGGCCGCCTACGAACAACTGATCGGCTGA
- a CDS encoding DNA-directed RNA polymerase subunit omega: protein MEIKKNIPNNTITRKLVDLDKETGNIYESVNIIARRANQISTELKAELNRKLADFSSPTDTMEETFENREQIEISRYYERLPKPVIIATEEFLDHELLFKEGKDGEMKEI, encoded by the coding sequence ATGGAAATCAAGAAGAACATCCCCAACAACACCATCACGCGCAAGCTGGTGGATCTGGACAAGGAGACCGGCAACATCTACGAAAGCGTGAACATCATCGCGCGCCGCGCCAACCAGATCTCCACCGAGCTGAAAGCCGAGCTCAACCGCAAGCTCGCCGACTTCTCGTCGCCCACGGACACGATGGAGGAGACCTTCGAGAACCGCGAACAGATCGAGATTTCGCGCTACTACGAGCGTCTTCCCAAGCCGGTCATCATCGCCACCGAGGAGTTCCTCGACCACGAGCTGCTCTTCAAGGAGGGCAAGGACGGCGAGATGAAGGAAATCTGA
- a CDS encoding 2,3,4,5-tetrahydropyridine-2,6-dicarboxylate N-succinyltransferase, translating to MYEELRTTVEKAWEERELLRDAATQQAVRDVIGLVDKGLLRTAEPVDPEKSEWRVNEWVKKAVILYFPMQPMRRMEAGELEWYDKMELKHGYEELGVRAVPHAVARYGAYIAPGAILMPSYVNIGAYVDTGTMVDTWATVGSCAQIGRHVHLSGGAGIGGVLEPVQAAPVIVEDNCFIGSRSIVVEGAHICREAVLGSNTVITGSTHIIDVTGPEPVTYKGYVPARSVVVPGSYRKQFPAGEYSVSCALIIGRRKESTDKKTSLNDALRDFGVPV from the coding sequence ATGTACGAAGAACTCAGAACAACCGTAGAGAAGGCGTGGGAGGAGCGCGAACTGCTCCGCGACGCAGCGACGCAGCAGGCCGTGCGCGACGTGATCGGGCTCGTGGACAAGGGCCTCCTGCGGACGGCCGAGCCGGTCGATCCCGAGAAGAGCGAATGGCGGGTGAACGAATGGGTCAAGAAGGCCGTGATCCTCTACTTCCCGATGCAGCCCATGCGCCGCATGGAGGCCGGGGAGCTGGAGTGGTACGACAAGATGGAACTCAAGCACGGCTACGAGGAGCTGGGCGTGCGCGCCGTGCCGCATGCCGTGGCGCGCTACGGAGCCTACATCGCCCCGGGAGCGATCCTCATGCCTTCCTATGTCAATATCGGCGCCTACGTCGATACGGGCACGATGGTCGATACGTGGGCCACCGTGGGATCGTGCGCCCAGATCGGACGCCACGTCCATCTCTCGGGCGGCGCGGGCATCGGCGGCGTGCTCGAACCGGTGCAGGCCGCTCCCGTGATCGTCGAGGACAACTGCTTCATCGGCTCGCGCTCGATCGTGGTCGAAGGGGCGCACATCTGCCGCGAAGCGGTGCTCGGCTCGAACACCGTCATCACCGGTTCGACGCACATCATCGACGTCACGGGGCCCGAACCCGTCACCTACAAAGGGTACGTGCCGGCCCGTTCGGTAGTCGTGCCGGGCAGCTACCGCAAGCAGTTCCCGGCGGGCGAATACAGCGTCTCGTGCGCCCTCATCATCGGCCGCCGCAAGGAGTCCACCGACAAGAAGACCTCGCTCAACGACGCCCTGCGCGACTTCGGGGTTCCGGTATGA